From the Spiroplasma alleghenense genome, one window contains:
- a CDS encoding MurR/RpiR family transcriptional regulator: MKKVIDDNVNQSYVSVANYLMKNNELDFNNLTIFKLAKLTNTSAPTITRFCRSMGIDGFKELQFLLKDEGHEILRKVDSELLISENDKRGELFTQNVINSVRNGFDMNNQKFEKMALEIKKAKRIYFFGLGSNAILIKLISDLLVRMNFNVVFSKNTEQQMAYASNITKEDFVCIVSVSLSDPIFEWLLDKPNLKEIEPFFITKRTSAKVLEKVDPLNIIEIGTSDNQLGIRFSSEISTIFILKMILIYLIDENLANFLNRSEI, translated from the coding sequence ATGAAGAAAGTAATTGACGATAACGTAAATCAAAGTTATGTATCGGTTGCCAATTACTTAATGAAAAATAATGAATTAGATTTTAATAATTTAACGATTTTTAAATTAGCAAAATTAACCAATACCAGTGCACCAACTATAACTAGATTTTGTCGTAGCATGGGCATAGATGGTTTTAAAGAATTACAATTTTTATTAAAAGATGAAGGTCATGAAATTCTTAGAAAAGTTGATTCAGAATTACTAATTTCAGAAAATGATAAGCGTGGAGAATTATTTACTCAAAATGTAATAAATTCAGTTCGAAACGGTTTTGATATGAACAATCAAAAATTTGAAAAAATGGCTTTAGAAATAAAGAAAGCTAAAAGGATTTATTTCTTTGGTTTAGGAAGTAATGCCATTCTCATAAAATTGATAAGTGATTTGTTAGTAAGAATGAACTTTAATGTAGTATTTTCAAAAAATACTGAACAACAAATGGCGTATGCTTCAAACATTACTAAAGAAGATTTTGTTTGTATAGTTTCGGTAAGTTTATCAGATCCAATTTTTGAATGATTGCTTGATAAACCGAACTTGAAAGAAATTGAACCATTTTTTATAACAAAAAGAACTAGTGCAAAAGTTCTAGAAAAAGTTGATCCATTAAACATAATTGAAATCGGAACTTCTGATAATCAATTGGGGATAAGATTTTCATCAGAAATTTCAACTATCTTTATTTTGAAAATGATTTTAATTTACTTAATAGACGAAAATTTAGCTAATTTTTTAAATCGCAGTGAAATCTAA
- a CDS encoding glycoside hydrolase family 3 protein, which yields MKNKKEILKIIESMTLKEKIGQINQPHYGWTIWYKKDNQYFLTDEFKNFIKDFGGVGSIYGILRTDPWTKKDFENGFANGDQIKIINLVQNYILENTRLKIPALIAEECPHGHQSLFSESYPTNISIGSSFDLKNYGKVINEQRKLLESKGVNLALISGLDIPVDKRWGRTEECFSEDPLIASKFNSVMVENMQAEDKVGVTIKHFIAYGAAADGKNGLNANIGNRELEEIHMKPFYGALDKKVKSVMVAYNEIDGVPCIVNEWLLKDILRNKLNYQGMIMADGLAIDGLQQKWINNNHIVAASALKSGIDISLWDKTFLDLDSCLKQNLIKESDIDQAVFNVLKLKNELNLLDKNLFEEKKIFQEDQNINIAMAASGSVVLKNDKDILPLKTYNQKVLVVGDNIDDVYYQLGDYSSFQKDNFSTYQDGINQIANKLNWKVSYSNYDIKVNTQDYDLVIFFGGGNSKRDFTAQFESNGAIKSSKQKTMTSGEGVDLHNLDLPKEQINSFETIKAKKIITIINTGKPMVLTTIFSRSDAMVITWYPGNRAGDVISKILLGDLEPSGRLNHSFPRYTSINSLRYNDKNIGGYKYFDLPESETLFPFGYGLGYGLPFEIKAKDFAKNDNQVSIILELENPNSFNRTEPILLFKEVRDSIFTQRKEELVDFEKVELKAKEKKLIEFKVDLKTNWKFNLNDNNPNLTIKWYVKQNDKIVILK from the coding sequence ATGAAAAACAAAAAAGAAATATTAAAAATTATTGAGTCTATGACTTTGAAGGAAAAAATTGGTCAAATTAATCAACCTCATTATGGTTGAACTATCTGATACAAAAAAGACAACCAGTATTTCTTAACTGATGAGTTTAAAAATTTTATTAAAGATTTTGGTGGCGTTGGTTCGATATACGGAATACTGAGAACAGACCCATGAACAAAGAAAGATTTTGAAAATGGATTTGCTAATGGTGATCAAATAAAAATTATTAATCTAGTACAGAATTATATTTTAGAAAACACTAGATTGAAAATTCCTGCATTAATTGCAGAAGAGTGCCCTCACGGACATCAGTCCCTTTTCTCAGAATCTTATCCTACAAATATTTCCATTGGTTCTAGTTTTGATTTAAAAAATTATGGAAAAGTTATTAATGAACAAAGAAAACTTTTAGAGAGTAAAGGGGTAAATCTTGCTTTAATTTCTGGTCTGGATATTCCCGTTGACAAGCGTTGAGGAAGAACTGAAGAATGTTTTTCAGAGGATCCTTTAATTGCAAGTAAATTTAATTCTGTTATGGTTGAAAATATGCAAGCCGAAGATAAAGTGGGAGTTACGATAAAACATTTTATTGCTTATGGAGCAGCTGCAGATGGAAAAAATGGATTAAATGCAAATATTGGAAATAGAGAACTTGAAGAAATCCATATGAAACCTTTTTACGGAGCTTTGGATAAGAAAGTAAAATCAGTTATGGTGGCCTACAATGAAATTGACGGAGTGCCTTGTATTGTTAATGAGTGGCTTTTAAAAGATATTTTAAGAAATAAATTAAATTATCAAGGAATGATAATGGCTGATGGACTGGCTATAGATGGTTTGCAACAGAAATGAATAAATAATAATCATATTGTAGCGGCTTCGGCTTTAAAATCTGGAATTGATATTTCTCTTTGAGATAAAACATTTTTAGATTTAGATTCGTGTCTAAAACAAAATCTTATAAAAGAATCAGATATCGATCAGGCAGTCTTTAATGTTTTAAAATTAAAAAACGAACTAAATTTATTGGACAAAAATTTATTTGAAGAGAAAAAAATATTTCAAGAAGATCAAAATATTAATATTGCAATGGCTGCTTCAGGTTCTGTTGTTTTAAAAAACGATAAAGATATCCTACCATTAAAAACTTATAATCAAAAAGTTTTAGTTGTTGGTGACAATATAGATGATGTTTATTATCAACTTGGTGATTATTCATCTTTTCAAAAAGATAATTTTAGTACTTATCAAGATGGAATTAATCAGATTGCAAATAAATTAAATTGAAAAGTATCATATTCAAATTATGACATTAAAGTAAATACCCAAGATTATGATTTAGTTATATTTTTTGGAGGTGGAAATAGCAAGCGCGATTTCACAGCTCAGTTTGAAAGTAACGGAGCTATAAAAAGTAGCAAACAAAAAACTATGACATCTGGGGAAGGTGTTGACTTGCATAATTTAGATTTACCAAAAGAACAAATTAATTCTTTTGAAACTATAAAGGCTAAAAAAATTATAACTATTATCAATACTGGTAAACCAATGGTACTAACAACGATCTTTTCTAGAAGTGATGCTATGGTTATTACCTGATATCCAGGAAATAGAGCTGGAGATGTAATTTCAAAAATCTTATTAGGAGATTTAGAACCATCAGGGAGATTAAATCACAGCTTTCCAAGATATACAAGTATAAATTCATTAAGATACAATGATAAAAATATTGGAGGCTATAAGTACTTTGATTTACCCGAAAGCGAAACCTTATTTCCGTTCGGATATGGTCTGGGATATGGTCTGCCATTTGAAATTAAAGCAAAGGACTTTGCTAAAAACGATAATCAAGTTTCGATTATCCTAGAATTAGAAAATCCTAACTCATTTAATAGAACAGAACCAATCTTGTTATTTAAGGAAGTCCGCGACTCAATATTTACTCAGCGAAAAGAAGAACTTGTGGATTTTGAGAAAGTTGAACTTAAAGCAAAAGAAAAAAAACTGATTGAATTTAAAGTAGATCTAAAAACTAACTGAAAGTTCAATCTAAACGATAATAATCCAAATTTAACAATTAAATGGTATGTTAAGCAAAATGACAAGATAGTTATTTTAAAATAG